The Anaerolineae bacterium DNA window TCACATCCCCCAGGGAAAGGGTCTCACCGTCCTCCACCGTCTGGATGGTTTCCTCCGGAATATGGAGCAGGTTGACCAGCATCGGTTTGGCTTTGGGGGTCGCCAGGATGCGCGCCCCCGGATAGCGCTCCAGCAGTTTCGGCAGGATGCCGGAATGGTCCTGCTCCGCATGGTTGGAGATGATATAATCCACCGCCGGCAGGCCGGCCAGTGCCTCCAGAAACCCCTCCTCCAGCGCGGGGTCCGCCGCATCAATGAGCACCCGCTTCTCCGAACCATTGATGAAGTAGGCATTATAGCTGGTGCCGTCCGGCAGAGGGATCAGCGCGTCGAACAGCCGGCGGTTCCAGTGCACAGCCGGCAACTGCCACACACGCTCGGTCATCTTATGGACAAACATGGACGTATCCTCCTTTTCTTCGGTCAGCGATCTTACCTGCCCCCACCGGGCATCGCCCTTATTGTAACATGGGCCGCATCACATTTCAAGGGCGATTCCCTACATTTTCGACGGCCGTTTCACGCCAAATGGGGTCCAGGAGGATGATGAGCACTGCCGCAAGCCACACGCACAGGACGCCGTACAGGCCGGCGCCAAAGGAGAAAATGGGATGATGGGGCCGGTAGACCGCTGCCAGGAAAAAGGAAGCCGCCTGATTGTTCACCGCATGCAGGAAGGCCGCCAGCCACACGCTCCCCGACTTCAACACCGCATAGCCCAGGACGACCGCCAGCCCTATGCAGTAGGCGGTCATGAGCAAGATGCCGGCGGCCGGGTAGCCGGGGTAATTATGCCCCATGGCAATCACCGGCGCATGCCAGATGCCCCAGATGACGCCGATGACCAGCATGGCGCGCACCTTTCCCAGCCGGAGCAGTTCCGACTGCAGGTATCCTCGCCAGCCGAATTCCTCGCCAAAAGCGAACAGGAGGCCGAGGAACGGCCCCAGCACCACTGACTGCAGTACGACGATGAGCCACAGCAGGGGCGCCGGCAGTGGCACGCCGCCCCCTACCAGCGCCGTGATATCTACCGCCTGCCCCAGCCGGAAGAGCATATTCAGCACGGTTTGCAGGCCGTAGAACGCGACGAAGCCGGCCCCAAAGATGAGCCAGTAGCGCGGCCGGCCGCCGGCCAGCCCCACGCGCGCGAACGCCTCCTTCCCCATCACCAAACGCATGACCAGCACCGCCAGCAGTGCCGCAAGCCCCACTGCCTGGCTGACGATAGCATTGATGTTCAGCACGATGAAATCATAGCTGAACAACGCGATCAGCGTGGTCGCGGTATGGGCCAGCGTGTAGGCGATAAATAGATAGAAAACCCAACAAGCGCGCTCACCGCGCCGGCGCGCCTGGAAGAGCGGATGATCGCGGAAGAGGAACAGCGCGCAGAGGATGGCGGAGAACGCCGGCAGGAGCATCTGAAGCTGGAGCATCATGATGGCCGGCTGGCTGGCCCCATACCCGACCGTCTGCCACAACAGGAGGTTCAGCCCCCACGTTAGCGTAAAGGTCAGGCCCAGGAATATCCCCACCTGGCGCCAGCGCACCCCACCCCCAACGGACGGCGTTTCCATGAGAAACCTCCCTATGGTTCAAGCGCGAAGAACCCTGAACCCCCTTCCCACTGCGGAGGTTCAGGGTATGAATGCATAGCCGCAGACAGCCGATCGTTCAGCGCCAGACCTGCAGAGCCAGCAGGAGGCCGGCGAGGTCGAG harbors:
- a CDS encoding MBL fold metallo-hydrolase, translated to MFVHKMTERVWQLPAVHWNRRLFDALIPLPDGTSYNAYFINGSEKRVLIDAADPALEEGFLEALAGLPAVDYIISNHAEQDHSGILPKLLERYPGARILATPKAKPMLVNLLHIPEETIQTVEDGETLSLGDV
- a CDS encoding CPBP family intramembrane metalloprotease; the encoded protein is METPSVGGGVRWRQVGIFLGLTFTLTWGLNLLLWQTVGYGASQPAIMMLQLQMLLPAFSAILCALFLFRDHPLFQARRRGERACWVFYLFIAYTLAHTATTLIALFSYDFIVLNINAIVSQAVGLAALLAVLVMRLVMGKEAFARVGLAGGRPRYWLIFGAGFVAFYGLQTVLNMLFRLGQAVDITALVGGGVPLPAPLLWLIVVLQSVVLGPFLGLLFAFGEEFGWRGYLQSELLRLGKVRAMLVIGVIWGIWHAPVIAMGHNYPGYPAAGILLMTAYCIGLAVVLGYAVLKSGSVWLAAFLHAVNNQAASFFLAAVYRPHHPIFSFGAGLYGVLCVWLAAVLIILLDPIWRETAVENVGNRP